The following proteins come from a genomic window of Solidesulfovibrio sp.:
- the tsaE gene encoding tRNA (adenosine(37)-N6)-threonylcarbamoyltransferase complex ATPase subunit type 1 TsaE has product MDPSHALDLTLADEASTLALGRTLAGVVAAAATRAALLLRGGLGSGKTTLVRGLVLALPGGEEAEVASPSFNIVNIYPTRPAVRHVDLYRIPGGDACVEEHLEAGAERDDLVIVEWAEYLPALAVPPDRLEIAWLPAETGRRCRLTAAGPRGRAALAALAGRVTGRQL; this is encoded by the coding sequence ATGGACCCCAGCCACGCCCTTGACCTGACGCTTGCCGACGAGGCCTCCACCCTGGCCCTGGGGCGTACCCTGGCCGGGGTCGTGGCCGCGGCGGCGACACGCGCCGCCCTGCTCTTGCGCGGCGGGCTGGGTTCGGGCAAAACCACGCTGGTCCGGGGGCTTGTCCTGGCCCTTCCCGGCGGGGAAGAGGCCGAAGTGGCCAGTCCCAGTTTCAATATCGTCAATATCTATCCCACGCGCCCGGCCGTCCGCCATGTGGACCTGTACCGGATTCCCGGCGGCGATGCCTGCGTCGAGGAACACCTGGAGGCCGGGGCCGAGCGCGACGACCTGGTCATCGTGGAGTGGGCCGAGTATCTCCCCGCCCTGGCCGTGCCGCCCGACAGGCTGGAAATCGCGTGGCTGCCGGCCGAAACGGGCCGGCGCTGCCGGCTGACGGCGGCCGGCCCGCGCGGCCGGGCCGCCCTGGCCGCCCTGGCCGGACGGGTGACCGGAAGGCAATTGTGA
- a CDS encoding acyltransferase, whose product MGLVRFLLAVTVVLNHTGPLFGLVFTDAYMAIKVFFIISGFYMALILSEKYTGPGRCRLFYTNRFLRLFPVYWVVLLVSLAVSLAFKYGLHTALLLGPWQTWLGRLSPGTVAALAAANLGILGQDLLFFSHLDPATGTLSFAGDALYRAVPAWFFLLIPQAWTISLELVFYLLAPWLVRRSTGFLVAAIAASLALRAGVYLADFPFDPWKQRFFPVECGFFLCGILSYRLYARLKTVTVPRRLPWSVAGLYLAAILGYQFLPGAKGKEFYLYAATMASIPFLFLLTKKMRFDRAIGELSYPIYISHWTVIMVAEYVCGKKHLPEVALAATILFCLALNRLVADPIERLRQRRVRRAG is encoded by the coding sequence ATGGGTCTGGTGCGATTCCTCCTGGCCGTGACCGTGGTCCTCAACCACACCGGCCCGCTTTTCGGCCTGGTCTTCACCGACGCCTACATGGCCATCAAGGTGTTCTTCATCATCTCGGGCTTCTACATGGCGCTCATCCTGTCCGAGAAATACACCGGCCCGGGCCGCTGCCGGCTTTTTTACACCAACCGCTTCCTGCGCCTGTTCCCGGTCTACTGGGTGGTGCTGCTCGTGTCTTTGGCCGTGTCCCTGGCCTTCAAGTACGGCCTGCACACCGCCTTGCTGCTCGGGCCGTGGCAGACCTGGCTCGGACGCCTCAGCCCCGGCACCGTGGCCGCCCTGGCGGCGGCCAACCTCGGCATCCTCGGCCAGGACCTCCTCTTTTTCAGCCACCTCGACCCGGCCACGGGCACGCTGTCCTTTGCCGGCGACGCCTTGTACCGGGCCGTTCCGGCCTGGTTTTTCCTGCTCATCCCGCAGGCCTGGACCATTTCCCTGGAGCTGGTCTTCTATCTGCTCGCGCCCTGGCTGGTGCGCCGCTCGACCGGCTTCCTGGTCGCGGCCATCGCCGCAAGCCTGGCCCTGCGGGCCGGTGTCTACCTGGCGGATTTTCCCTTCGATCCCTGGAAACAGCGGTTTTTTCCGGTGGAATGCGGCTTTTTCCTGTGCGGCATCCTGTCCTACCGGCTCTATGCCCGGCTCAAAACCGTGACCGTTCCCCGGCGCCTGCCGTGGAGCGTGGCCGGCCTGTATCTGGCGGCCATCCTCGGCTACCAGTTCCTGCCCGGGGCCAAGGGCAAGGAATTCTACCTGTACGCGGCGACCATGGCCTCGATCCCCTTCCTGTTCCTGCTGACGAAAAAAATGCGCTTCGACCGGGCCATCGGCGAGCTGTCCTATCCCATCTACATTTCCCATTGGACCGTCATCATGGTGGCCGAGTACGTTTGCGGCAAAAAGCACCTGCCCGAGGTGGCCCTGGCCGCGACCATCCTGTTTTGCCTGGCGCTCAACCGGCTGGTCGCCGACCCCATCGAGCGCCTGCGCCAGCGGCGGGTGCGGCGCGCCGGCTAA
- a CDS encoding L-threonylcarbamoyladenylate synthase: MPPMPPISAMPPLPSIDIPAAARRLRAGGCVVYPTETFFALGALADCGAALERVAAIKARPATKPLPLLIGEMAQLAGVVERGFLDGPLGEDFLELAGRFWPGPLSLVVPCRARLPALVADGRGMVSVRFTPHPVAAALCRLAGGALVATSANVSGNPPAARAEDLDAAVVAASDGLVAEGPPPGGGLASTVAGLLGAKRLRIFRQGPVTAAALGGAGYQVELP; this comes from the coding sequence ATGCCCCCCATGCCCCCCATATCCGCCATGCCGCCTCTGCCCTCCATCGACATCCCCGCCGCGGCGCGCCGGCTGCGCGCCGGCGGCTGCGTGGTCTATCCCACGGAGACCTTTTTCGCCCTGGGGGCGCTGGCCGATTGCGGGGCCGCCCTGGAGCGCGTCGCGGCCATCAAGGCCCGGCCGGCGACCAAGCCCTTGCCGCTTCTGATCGGCGAGATGGCCCAGCTTGCCGGCGTGGTGGAGCGGGGTTTTCTGGACGGGCCGCTTGGCGAGGATTTCCTGGAACTGGCCGGGCGGTTCTGGCCGGGGCCGCTGTCGCTGGTCGTGCCGTGCCGGGCGCGGCTCCCGGCGCTGGTCGCGGACGGGCGGGGCATGGTGTCGGTGCGGTTCACGCCCCATCCGGTCGCGGCGGCCTTGTGCCGGCTGGCCGGCGGGGCGCTGGTGGCCACGAGCGCCAACGTCAGCGGCAATCCCCCGGCGGCCCGGGCCGAGGACCTCGATGCGGCGGTCGTTGCCGCCTCCGACGGGCTCGTCGCCGAGGGGCCGCCGCCCGGCGGGGGCTTGGCCTCCACCGTGGCCGGCCTGCTCGGGGCGAAGCGGTTGCGGATTTTCCGCCAGGGCCCGGTGACGGCGGCCGCCCTAGGGGGGGCCGGATACCAGGTCGAGCTGCCGTAG
- a CDS encoding universal stress protein: MVAIKTIVCALDFSEVSPKVAAYAKTLAEACGAKVVALYVAPSLTQYVEFHVQASYIDDFVTGIVSGASDTMDSFIKEYFAGVPVEGRVVSGYAAEEIVSVAEEVGADLIVLGTHGRKGIDKILFGSVAEKVIKTAKVPVLSMRPEGKAA; the protein is encoded by the coding sequence ATGGTCGCAATCAAGACCATCGTGTGCGCCCTGGATTTTTCCGAAGTCAGCCCCAAGGTGGCCGCCTACGCCAAGACCCTGGCCGAAGCCTGCGGCGCCAAGGTCGTGGCCCTGTACGTGGCCCCGTCGCTGACCCAGTACGTGGAGTTCCACGTCCAGGCCAGCTACATCGACGACTTCGTCACCGGCATCGTCAGCGGCGCCTCGGACACCATGGACTCCTTCATCAAGGAATACTTCGCCGGCGTGCCCGTGGAAGGCCGGGTGGTCTCCGGCTACGCCGCCGAGGAGATCGTGAGCGTGGCCGAGGAGGTGGGGGCGGACCTCATCGTGCTCGGCACCCACGGCCGCAAGGGCATCGACAAGATCCTGTTCGGCTCCGTGGCCGAGAAAGTCATCAAGACGGCCAAGGTGCCCGTGCTGTCCATGCGCCCGGAGGGCAAGGCCGCCTAG
- a CDS encoding aspartate kinase, with amino-acid sequence MRIMVHKYGGTSVKGLERMRLVLDRVRKSHALGYKMVVALSAMSGETNRLLTQAREFSADPDPAELDVLVTTGEQVSVALFTMLAKDAGLRARSLLGHQIPITTNSNFTRARIMEIDAPRIKAMLEDYDLLVVAGFQGVDCHGRVTTLGRGGSDTTGVALAAALSAEVCEIYTDVNGVYTTDPNLCRTARKLDRITYDEMLELSSQGAKVLQIRSVEFAKKFNVPVRVRSTFSDDPGTLVTAEDTEMEDVLVSGIAYDKDQCRITVRNVMDRPGVAAAIFSPIAEAGILVDMIIQNTGRDGRTDMTFTISRAHLDRTMAILDSLRPVIGAEDIQHDVNVCKVSVIGVGMRSHSGVASTMFTLMKKENINILMIATSEIKITCLIEEKYLELAVRTLHDAFGLAEGPAKACA; translated from the coding sequence ATGCGGATTATGGTGCACAAATACGGCGGAACGTCGGTCAAGGGGCTGGAGCGCATGCGCCTGGTCCTGGACCGGGTCCGCAAGTCCCATGCCCTGGGCTACAAGATGGTGGTGGCCCTTTCGGCCATGTCCGGCGAGACCAACCGGCTGCTCACCCAGGCCAGGGAATTTTCGGCCGACCCCGATCCGGCCGAGCTCGACGTGCTGGTCACCACCGGCGAGCAGGTTTCGGTGGCCCTTTTCACCATGCTGGCCAAGGACGCCGGGCTGCGCGCCCGCTCGCTACTCGGCCACCAGATTCCCATCACCACCAATTCCAATTTCACCCGAGCCCGGATCATGGAGATCGACGCCCCCCGCATCAAGGCCATGCTGGAGGACTACGACCTGCTGGTGGTGGCCGGGTTCCAGGGCGTGGACTGCCACGGCCGGGTGACCACGCTTGGGCGCGGCGGCTCGGACACCACGGGCGTGGCCCTGGCCGCGGCCCTTTCCGCCGAGGTCTGCGAGATCTACACCGACGTCAACGGCGTCTACACCACCGACCCCAACCTGTGCCGCACCGCCCGCAAGCTCGACCGCATCACCTACGACGAGATGCTCGAGCTTTCCAGCCAGGGCGCCAAGGTCCTGCAGATCCGGTCGGTGGAGTTCGCCAAGAAATTCAATGTCCCGGTCCGGGTCCGCTCGACGTTCAGCGACGACCCCGGCACGCTGGTCACCGCGGAGGATACGGAAATGGAAGACGTCCTGGTTTCGGGAATCGCCTACGACAAGGACCAGTGCCGCATCACGGTCAGAAACGTCATGGACCGCCCCGGGGTGGCCGCCGCCATTTTCTCCCCCATCGCCGAGGCCGGCATCCTGGTGGACATGATCATCCAGAACACCGGCCGCGACGGCCGCACGGACATGACCTTCACCATTTCCCGGGCCCACCTCGACCGGACCATGGCCATCCTCGACAGCCTGCGCCCGGTCATCGGCGCCGAGGACATCCAGCACGACGTCAACGTTTGCAAGGTCTCGGTCATCGGCGTGGGTATGCGCAGCCATTCGGGCGTGGCCTCGACCATGTTCACGCTCATGAAAAAAGAGAACATCAACATCCTCATGATCGCCACCTCCGAGATCAAGATTACCTGCCTCATCGAGGAAAAGTATCTTGAATTGGCGGTGCGCACCCTGCACGACGCCTTCGGCCTGGCCGAGGGGCCGGCCAAGGCCTGCGCCTAG
- a CDS encoding CBS domain-containing protein has product MLTAKDVMTTAVVTITEDTEISVAAKLLFDQGYNGVPVLDASGALTGILCQADLVAQQKKLSLPSVFSLLDGFIPLGSMKDLDREVEKMSALTAAHAMTRHPTFVTPATGIDEVASLMTDKGFHTVPVVEAGKVVGIIGMRDILGTLLERK; this is encoded by the coding sequence ATGCTTACAGCCAAGGACGTGATGACGACGGCCGTCGTCACCATCACCGAGGACACGGAAATCAGCGTCGCCGCCAAACTCCTGTTCGACCAGGGGTATAACGGCGTGCCCGTCCTCGACGCCTCCGGGGCGCTCACCGGCATCCTCTGCCAGGCCGACCTCGTGGCCCAGCAGAAAAAGCTGTCCCTGCCCTCGGTCTTTTCGCTGCTCGACGGGTTCATTCCCCTGGGCTCCATGAAGGACCTGGACCGGGAAGTGGAAAAGATGTCGGCCCTAACCGCCGCCCACGCCATGACCCGGCATCCGACCTTCGTGACGCCGGCCACCGGCATCGACGAGGTGGCTTCGCTCATGACCGACAAGGGCTTCCACACCGTTCCCGTGGTCGAGGCCGGCAAGGTCGTAGGCATCATCGGCATGCGCGACATCCTGGGCACGCTTCTGGAGAGGAAGTAG
- a CDS encoding glycosyltransferase family 9 protein, which translates to MQSPDKVVLEHAGALGDFLLAWPFFLSLARHFREIPILRAVPPAHAPFLAPWAAPCPPPIRRALDARFAGEAWPPALDRTLVARPGLGTRPPVADSPWFWFVPGLAPGRDDSPAERYRQALDARGIAFAADFAGVFRQHFGGHAPQGDTALLFPGAGHADKAWPLDRFERLAALLRERGLRPVYVVGPVERDRGIVPRRGEVLEPESLEALSAALCAARFVIGPDSGPLHLAGLHGVPGLALFGPTSPRQWGPLGLDVVTAGLACAPCTAVTSGAFAPGCARPLPCLAGITAEAVLARLRQLDLVSGPP; encoded by the coding sequence ATGCAGTCCCCTGACAAGGTCGTTTTGGAACATGCCGGGGCACTTGGGGATTTTCTTCTGGCTTGGCCGTTTTTCCTGTCCCTGGCCCGGCATTTCCGGGAAATCCCGATCCTGCGGGCCGTGCCGCCGGCCCATGCGCCGTTTCTCGCGCCCTGGGCCGCGCCCTGCCCGCCGCCGATCCGCCGGGCCCTGGACGCCCGGTTCGCCGGCGAGGCCTGGCCGCCGGCCCTGGACCGGACCCTGGTCGCGCGCCCGGGCCTGGGCACGCGCCCGCCCGTGGCCGACAGCCCGTGGTTCTGGTTCGTTCCCGGCCTGGCCCCGGGGCGCGACGACTCCCCGGCCGAGCGCTACCGCCAGGCCCTGGACGCGCGGGGCATCGCCTTTGCCGCCGATTTCGCCGGCGTTTTTCGGCAACATTTCGGCGGCCATGCGCCCCAGGGGGACACGGCGCTGCTGTTTCCCGGGGCCGGGCACGCGGACAAGGCCTGGCCCCTGGACCGGTTCGAGCGGCTGGCCGCGTTGCTGCGGGAGCGCGGCCTGCGGCCGGTGTATGTCGTGGGGCCGGTGGAACGCGACCGGGGCATCGTGCCGCGCCGGGGGGAGGTCCTCGAACCGGAAAGCCTGGAGGCGCTTTCGGCGGCGCTGTGCGCGGCCCGTTTCGTGATCGGCCCGGACAGCGGCCCCCTGCACCTGGCCGGCCTGCACGGCGTGCCCGGCCTGGCCCTTTTCGGCCCGACCTCGCCCCGCCAGTGGGGGCCGCTCGGCCTGGACGTGGTCACGGCGGGCCTGGCCTGCGCGCCCTGCACCGCCGTGACCTCGGGCGCCTTCGCCCCGGGCTGCGCCCGGCCGCTGCCGTGCCTGGCCGGGATCACGGCCGAGGCGGTCCTCGCCCGGCTACGGCAGCTCGACCTGGTATCCGGCCCCCCCTAG
- a CDS encoding NAD(P)H-hydrate dehydratase, which yields MPLLDDRYFDPLPTPAEIAGWDAASLAECGMSFLALMENASREAMHGLVSEIGAVRGKDVLLLAGPGNNGGDAVALARHLAGRGAKVRLALARPRTRYKGAAGYNARLAARLGLPMLPLAKVDWRTSEAPDVLVDGLLGTGFAGQLRPELAAVVEAVNALAGKSYIYALDIPSGLSGQSGRPSPVAVRATATVAFEAAKTGLVTAEAAPYVGKLLVREIGIPPIVKERHPCRAYRIAPGIMGARGGVPPTLHKGSAGRVVVVGGSRGLTGAPLLAALGALRSGAGLVSVACPGAVEIALKAGFPDVMTMPIGAGGHFTAADAPAVRAFCAGAGAVALGPGLGRHGETAEFLEALLPLPCRLVLDADGLYALANTPGLAARLSPETVLTPHPGEAARLLGTDIATVEADRYACARELAARFGAVAVLKGPATVVAAPDGTVAVSPVIAPNLAVGGSGDVLSGLAAALCCGPHSPLLAACLAVYWHGLGGARLAAAYPMRGNLASEIADMLPRTLTE from the coding sequence ATGCCACTTCTCGATGACCGTTATTTCGACCCCCTGCCCACGCCGGCCGAGATCGCCGGCTGGGACGCGGCCAGCCTGGCCGAATGCGGCATGTCCTTTCTGGCGCTCATGGAAAACGCCAGCCGCGAGGCCATGCACGGGCTTGTCAGCGAAATCGGCGCCGTGCGGGGCAAGGACGTGCTGCTTCTGGCCGGCCCGGGCAACAACGGCGGCGATGCCGTGGCCCTGGCCCGGCACCTGGCCGGCCGGGGGGCCAAGGTGCGCCTGGCCCTGGCCCGGCCGCGCACCCGCTACAAGGGCGCGGCCGGCTACAACGCCCGGCTCGCGGCCAGGTTGGGCCTGCCCATGCTGCCCCTGGCCAAGGTCGACTGGCGCACGTCCGAAGCTCCGGACGTGCTCGTGGACGGCCTGCTCGGCACGGGCTTCGCCGGACAGCTGCGGCCGGAACTGGCGGCCGTGGTCGAGGCGGTCAATGCCCTGGCCGGCAAATCCTACATCTACGCCCTGGACATTCCGTCCGGACTTTCCGGCCAATCGGGCCGGCCCTCGCCCGTGGCCGTGCGGGCGACGGCCACCGTGGCCTTCGAGGCGGCCAAGACCGGCCTGGTCACGGCCGAGGCCGCGCCCTACGTGGGCAAGCTGCTCGTGCGCGAGATCGGCATTCCGCCCATCGTCAAGGAGCGCCATCCCTGCCGGGCTTACCGCATCGCCCCGGGCATCATGGGCGCCCGGGGCGGCGTCCCGCCGACGCTGCACAAGGGCAGCGCCGGCCGGGTGGTGGTGGTCGGCGGCAGCAGAGGGCTTACGGGCGCGCCGCTGCTGGCGGCGCTTGGCGCCTTGCGCTCGGGCGCGGGGCTGGTCAGCGTGGCCTGCCCCGGGGCGGTGGAGATCGCGCTCAAGGCCGGCTTTCCCGACGTCATGACCATGCCGATCGGCGCGGGCGGACATTTCACGGCCGCCGACGCCCCGGCCGTGCGCGCCTTCTGCGCCGGGGCCGGGGCGGTGGCCCTGGGGCCGGGCCTGGGCCGGCACGGGGAGACGGCGGAGTTCCTGGAAGCCCTGCTGCCCCTGCCCTGCCGGCTGGTGCTCGACGCCGACGGGCTGTATGCCCTGGCCAACACGCCGGGGCTGGCCGCCAGGCTGTCCCCGGAAACGGTCCTCACGCCCCATCCCGGCGAGGCGGCCCGGCTTCTCGGCACGGACATCGCCACGGTGGAGGCCGACCGCTACGCCTGCGCCCGGGAACTGGCCGCGCGCTTCGGCGCCGTGGCCGTGCTCAAGGGGCCGGCCACGGTTGTCGCCGCGCCGGACGGCACGGTGGCCGTCTCGCCGGTGATTGCCCCCAACCTGGCCGTGGGCGGCTCCGGGGACGTCTTGTCCGGGCTTGCCGCCGCGCTTTGTTGCGGCCCGCATTCCCCCTTGCTTGCCGCCTGCCTTGCGGTGTATTGGCATGGGCTTGGCGGCGCGCGCCTTGCCGCCGCCTACCCCATGCGGGGCAACCTGGCTTCGGAAATCGCCGACATGCTGCCCCGGACCCTCACGGAGTGA
- a CDS encoding glycosyltransferase: MPPANDFSSLPPLPAPAPGFVAAMCDALPIWALTSEQRELRLSLCRILLGRNNSDGLAAAQGLLALSFQEDPFDAPSLALLAEAEAKHPFLPPRQAAMARLVAAALADIPDDVPFEAIRAGGDTDLIARYLEVAAKDKAHGLARLAPAFGSLCRLPDADLAGRLLDGFAPHLPGTLFARLSAELAFLRGTPEAALKALAGLDPTAWGLFAAIAASRALEHLGARRQALAACLAARAVLPQHVNLTLRAFALAQARPAAAPAQRDEAAVCLYSMNKAGLFRECLAHLAATDLGGALVAVLDNGSTDDTPAVVAEAAKRFPEGRFLSVRLPVNIGAPGARNWLLARPEVAACRHVAFLDDDAFPQADWLSRLLETARAHPEAGTIGCAIVDVDAPRDHQAADFNLFPPEMGAQSLPETRERLFVCEPCRGAADYGLYAYTRPCLSVSGCCHLLPRRTIEAVGGFDIRFNPTQFDDLDRDIRSFLAGAPCVYDGTVRVGHKQGSSLAVAQTQGQVAQVVGNKIKLEYKVSDAEADRLWRENLALLGRDLLAKDAAVGELARAVAAKPTA; the protein is encoded by the coding sequence ATGCCGCCAGCCAACGATTTTTCGTCCTTGCCGCCCCTGCCCGCGCCGGCACCGGGCTTTGTGGCCGCCATGTGCGATGCCCTGCCCATCTGGGCGCTCACCAGCGAGCAAAGGGAGCTGCGGCTGTCGCTGTGCCGCATCCTGCTCGGGCGAAACAATTCCGACGGCCTGGCCGCCGCCCAGGGCCTGCTGGCCTTGAGCTTCCAGGAAGACCCCTTCGACGCGCCAAGCCTGGCCCTGCTGGCCGAGGCCGAGGCCAAACACCCCTTCCTGCCCCCCAGGCAGGCGGCCATGGCCCGCCTGGTGGCCGCCGCCCTGGCGGACATTCCCGACGACGTCCCCTTCGAGGCCATCCGGGCCGGCGGCGACACGGACCTTATTGCCCGCTACCTGGAGGTGGCGGCCAAGGATAAGGCGCATGGCCTGGCCCGGCTGGCCCCGGCCTTTGGCAGCCTGTGCCGGCTGCCCGACGCCGACCTGGCCGGGCGGCTCCTCGACGGCTTCGCCCCGCACCTGCCCGGGACGCTTTTCGCCCGGCTGTCGGCGGAACTGGCCTTCCTGCGCGGGACACCCGAGGCCGCCCTCAAGGCCCTGGCCGGCCTGGACCCCACGGCCTGGGGCCTTTTCGCCGCCATCGCCGCCTCCCGCGCCCTGGAACACCTGGGGGCGCGCAGGCAGGCCCTGGCCGCCTGCCTGGCCGCCCGGGCCGTCCTGCCCCAACACGTCAACCTGACGCTGCGGGCCTTCGCGCTGGCCCAAGCCCGTCCCGCCGCCGCGCCGGCCCAACGGGACGAGGCGGCGGTGTGCCTGTATTCCATGAACAAGGCCGGGCTGTTTCGCGAATGCCTGGCCCACCTGGCCGCAACGGACCTCGGCGGGGCGCTGGTCGCCGTGCTGGACAACGGTTCGACCGACGACACGCCCGCGGTTGTGGCCGAGGCGGCGAAGCGCTTCCCCGAGGGCCGTTTCCTGTCCGTGCGCCTGCCGGTCAATATCGGCGCCCCGGGCGCGCGCAACTGGCTGCTCGCCCGGCCCGAGGTGGCCGCCTGCCGGCACGTGGCCTTTCTCGACGACGACGCCTTTCCCCAGGCCGACTGGCTCTCGCGCCTTCTGGAAACCGCCCGGGCCCATCCCGAGGCCGGGACCATCGGCTGCGCCATCGTGGACGTGGATGCGCCGCGCGACCATCAGGCCGCCGACTTCAACCTGTTTCCGCCCGAGATGGGCGCACAGAGCCTGCCGGAGACCCGCGAGCGGCTGTTCGTGTGCGAGCCCTGCCGGGGCGCGGCCGATTACGGCCTGTACGCCTACACCCGCCCCTGCCTGTCGGTTTCGGGCTGCTGCCATCTGCTGCCCCGGCGCACCATCGAGGCCGTGGGCGGCTTCGACATCCGCTTCAACCCCACCCAGTTCGACGACCTCGACCGGGACATCCGCTCGTTTCTGGCCGGCGCGCCCTGTGTCTATGACGGCACGGTGCGCGTGGGGCACAAGCAGGGATCGAGCCTGGCCGTGGCCCAGACCCAGGGGCAAGTGGCCCAGGTCGTGGGCAACAAGATCAAGCTCGAATACAAGGTGTCCGACGCCGAGGCGGACCGGCTGTGGCGGGAGAACCTGGCCCTTCTCGGCCGGGACCTGCTGGCCAAGGACGCGGCCGTGGGCGAACTGGCCCGGGCCGTCGCGGCCAAACCGACGGCCTGA
- the cimA gene encoding citramalate synthase, which translates to MARVLLYDTTLRDGTQAEDISLTTEDKLRIALKLDELGLAYIEGGWPGSNPTDKRFFQEIQNYGLKNASIAAFGSTHNHRGTAETDPNLKALAESGAPVATIFGKSWDIHVTEALGTTLSRNLDLVGDSLAWLRPHFREVFFDAEHFFDGYKNNPDYALAVLARAHAAGADVLVLCDTNGGTLPSDFRAIMAAAMAALPGAAFGVHCHNDSGVAVANSIEGVELGAVQIQGTINGYGERCGNANLCSIIPSLVLKRGIDCLPAGKLELLTPTANFVSEMVNQQPPSNQPYVGDGAFAHKGGVHVSAVVKNPLTYEHVTPESVGNVRRVLLSDLSGQSNILYKAREFGFELDKNDPFVLELLTTIKEREALGYEYTAAEASYELLLNRVLGRARGYFTVTRYRVLDDNAYECMEPLTEATVMIKVGGRVKHTAATGRGPINALDKAIRKALRGFYPRLAEMRLLDFKVRVLSGTVADENCGKGGCGTASHVRVLVECGDTAKRWVTVGVSHNVIEASFQAMEDAINYKLFSDDKEKLTKALRG; encoded by the coding sequence ATGGCACGCGTGCTTTTATACGACACGACCCTGCGCGACGGCACCCAGGCCGAGGACATCAGCCTCACCACCGAAGACAAGCTGCGCATCGCCCTCAAGCTCGACGAACTGGGGCTGGCCTACATCGAGGGCGGCTGGCCGGGATCGAACCCCACCGACAAGCGGTTCTTCCAGGAGATCCAGAACTACGGCCTTAAAAACGCCAGCATCGCCGCCTTCGGCAGCACCCACAATCACCGGGGCACGGCCGAAACCGACCCCAACCTCAAGGCCCTGGCCGAGTCCGGCGCCCCCGTGGCCACCATCTTCGGCAAGTCCTGGGACATCCACGTCACCGAGGCGCTGGGCACGACGCTTTCGCGCAACCTCGACCTGGTGGGCGATTCCCTGGCCTGGCTGCGGCCGCATTTCCGCGAGGTCTTTTTCGACGCCGAACACTTCTTCGACGGCTACAAGAACAATCCCGACTACGCCCTGGCGGTGCTGGCCCGCGCCCACGCCGCCGGGGCCGACGTGCTGGTCCTTTGCGACACCAACGGCGGCACCCTGCCCTCGGACTTCCGGGCCATCATGGCCGCCGCCATGGCCGCCCTGCCCGGGGCCGCATTCGGCGTCCACTGCCACAACGACTCGGGCGTGGCCGTGGCCAACTCCATCGAGGGCGTGGAACTCGGGGCCGTGCAGATCCAGGGCACGATCAACGGCTACGGCGAGCGCTGCGGCAATGCCAACCTGTGCTCCATCATCCCGTCGCTCGTCCTCAAACGCGGCATCGACTGCCTGCCCGCCGGCAAACTGGAGCTGCTCACCCCCACGGCCAACTTCGTCTCGGAGATGGTCAACCAGCAGCCGCCCTCCAACCAGCCTTACGTGGGCGACGGCGCCTTCGCCCACAAGGGCGGCGTGCACGTTTCGGCCGTGGTCAAAAACCCGCTCACCTACGAGCACGTGACCCCGGAATCCGTGGGCAACGTCCGCCGGGTGCTGCTGTCCGACCTGTCGGGCCAGAGCAACATCCTGTACAAGGCCCGGGAATTCGGTTTCGAGCTGGACAAGAACGACCCCTTCGTGCTGGAGCTTCTGACCACCATCAAGGAACGCGAGGCGCTCGGCTACGAATACACCGCCGCCGAGGCCTCCTACGAGCTGCTTTTAAACCGCGTCCTCGGCCGGGCCCGCGGCTATTTCACCGTCACCCGGTACCGGGTCCTCGACGACAACGCCTACGAGTGCATGGAACCGCTCACCGAGGCCACGGTCATGATCAAGGTGGGCGGCCGGGTCAAGCACACCGCCGCCACCGGCCGCGGTCCCATTAACGCCCTGGACAAGGCCATCCGCAAGGCGCTTCGCGGCTTCTACCCCCGCCTGGCCGAGATGCGCCTGCTCGACTTCAAGGTCCGGGTGCTCTCCGGCACCGTGGCCGACGAGAATTGCGGCAAGGGCGGCTGCGGCACGGCCTCCCACGTCCGGGTGCTGGTGGAATGCGGCGACACGGCCAAGCGCTGGGTGACGGTGGGCGTGTCCCACAACGTCATCGAGGCCAGCTTCCAGGCCATGGAGGACGCCATCAACTACAAGCTTTTCAGCGACGACAAGGAAAAGCTCACCAAGGCCCTGCGGGGATAA